The DNA sequence ACCTTGGCCGAATTTCACCGTGTAGGGTAACGACGAGCTGGCCGTGAGGATGCCGTTGATCTGCCATCCGCCTAGGACCTTGCCAATCCAATCGCTGCGCCGATGGAAGATCGGCACATCCCACAATCCCGACAGGACAAAGTGGTGTGTCACGTCGTAGTCTGACGGACCGCGTTCGGTGGCGATGTCGCCGGGGAACGTTTGATTGGTGGGCGCGCCAGGGCCTTCGTAGGAAAGCGTATCAATGCTCTTGCTCCAGCGGTAAACTGCATCGAAGCGGAACCCTTGTGCAAAGTTTCGCGTCAAACGAGCGAGCATGCCGTGGTAATTGCCGTTGACGTCAGGTCGCAGGAAATAGACAGGCCTGAAAAACGGATTCGGCTGCAGGATAATGTGCAGCGGCACGATGCGAATCAGTTTGTGGCTACTGCTACCCTGGTAACCGAGCGCGGCAACAAAATTCCAGGGCAATTGATATTCAGCGTCTAACGAAAAGTTGTAGACGTAAGCATTGCGTAACTGCGGTTCCGTGCCGTAGATCTCCACCTGGCTGCCGCGCACCCCACCTGTTTCCGGGTCAATTCCTTGCGCCAGATGAGGGTTGACCGGATAACTCGTCAGCGCATTGCTTGTGCCCAACGCGTAGACAATGCGGCAAAAGGGAAAAGGGAACAAGCCGTCGGCGCTGGACCCGCAGCGACTGATCACATGACGCGCAAAGAAGGGAGGATTGCCTCGCGTATTGCCAAACAACACGCCAGGCGTGCGGTTGTAGCCAATGCCGAATCCACCGCGCCAGACGAGCTTATCGGCAAACCGTTTGGGGCTCCAGGCAAAGCCGAGGCGTGGAGCAAAGTTGTTCCGATCCGGCTCAAACAGTTGATCCATGACTACCAGCTTGGAGCGCACCAGATCACCAGGTGGAAACACCAGATTACTGAGCCGCCCGCGCTTTTCTCTGAGCGGCGTGAAGTATTCATAGCGCAACCCAAGATTCAATGTCAGGTTGGGACGGAGCTTCCAATCATTCTGCACAAATAAACCGTAGTTGCTATAGCGAAAATAACGTTGCGCGTCAGCCGGCAAGCCCGTATTTGGATCAGCGTTGATCTGTTCTTCAAACGGGGCATCATTAGCTAGATTGTAAATCCCCTTGAAAATGTATAACGGGCGCGCGCCGCCAGCCAGATTGTTGTTGTCGTGTTCCTTGCGAATTTCTACGCCGAATTTCCAAGCCATGTTGCCACGTATCCAGGTGAGCGTATCGCGGAACTCGAATGTGTTCTGCGCAAAAATGCCTGGCGTTGTTTCAGAGCGTTCAACGCCGATTTCCAGTAACAAGGTTGCTGGACCCTCAACACGAATACGCGGGACACCAAAATTCACATTAGGGTTATCGGCGACCTCATTGAATGAGAAGCGCGTGAAGTTGGCGCGGGCTTCATTCAGCAACGTGGCCGAAATCGTGCGAATCCACGATACCGTTGCCGCCGAGTTGAGCGGCTTAGACGCCAGGTCGCCAACTGGGCGGCTTTGCGCCAGGTTCTTGAAGTCATCACGGCGCGTCACATAGGTGCTGACGAAAAACTGATCATTGCCACGATGGAAATCAATGCGTGTGTTAAACTGATTCCCGCGATTGCGATTGGGAAACATCAGCCGAACGAATTGAATGTCGGGAATGCCGTCCAACCCACCGCCCGTTGTGTTACTTTGCCGAACATAACGCCCCAGTCCACCGGTCAATGATCCAATGTCCAAACCGCCTGGCACAACCCGGCAGAGCATCGGGTTATTGTTCAACAACGAGCAATCGGCTGGCAGCTCGCTCAGAATCCGAGGTTCGACGCCAGGGATGGCAAACAAGCGGGCCGTCACACCTCCCTGTCGTTGCGTCATGACCAGTTGACGGAATTGCGGGGTTTCCACATAGGTGCTCGAGAAAGTCGTCAAATTATTCCGCAAGCCTTCATACGAGAAGAAGAAGAAGAGCTTATTTCTTACGATCGGCCCGCCCAGGCTGCCTGCAAACTGTCGGAACCGTTGCTCAACACGTTCCGGTGGCGCATTCTGATTGGGATCGCCGGTGATGCCGCCATATTTATTGAATGCGTTCAAACCCGGCTCATTCAACTTGAAGACCAGGCTACCATGAAACTCGTTTGTGCCGTTTTGGGAGACAACTTTGATTTGCGCGCCGGTGTTGCGTCCATCTTCAGCGGAATAGGTTGTTGTGGTGACGCGAATCTCCTTAACCGATTCCTGATTCGGTGTCACCACCGCAGCGCCAGCCCAACCGAGACTGTTGACGCTCACGCCGTCAATCTGATAGTTGTTGGCCGAGAGCCGTTGCCCGTTGGCGCTGATAGGAACTTGGTTTTCAACCTGGAAGATCGAGATATTGGAACCACCCGGCCCCGTCGTGTTGGGCAAGCCCACGGAGCCGCCGTTACTAGAACGCGCGCCAAGGCCAAATACGCCAGGGGTCAGTCGAATCAATTCGTACGGATCACGTCCAAACTGCGGCAACCGCAACACCTCACGCGTGGTAATGGCGCGATCAATGTTCGGATTCTCTGTCTTGAGCCGCTGCTCGGCTTCAGCGGTGACAGTCACCGTCTCCACTACCTCGCCGGGCTCCAACGTGACATTGATGCCTTCAATCGTCTCAGCCGTGACGACGATGTTATCCAATACCTTCTTCTTGAAACCGACATACTCAACCGTTAGGGTATACTGCCCCGGCGGTAATCCGGCAATGCGATAAAACCCCTCATCGCCGGCGACGGTCTGACGTTCTTGACCGGTCTCTTTGTTGGTCAATTTGATCGTCGCTCCGGGGATCACAGCTCCCGTTGGATCGGTCACCAAACCTTGAATGCCAGCTTTGAATTGCGCGCTGGCCGTTGTCGCGCCGTACACGATGATGAGGGCAGACAAGATCAATCGAACTGTGACAGAAAACGCGCGACCCATATTCCAAACCCTCCTGTGGCCGATCGCTGGTTGCCGCATGGGGCAAGAAATCGGCCCCGCATGGAGACCACCGCAATGCCGGAGCATCTGCATGCGTGCCGTTTGCAGTGTAGGATTTTGCCTCAAAGACCGGCGACCAGCGACCAGCCGCGCTTACCCCATTAGTTGCCGATTAGCTTACCGTTGAACTGGATGTTGTCGAACAAAGCTGCCGCCCGGTTGTCAGGGTTCGCTGTGCTAATGACAACCTGCATATAACCTTTGATGAAGAACGGCCCCGGTATGCCTTGTTCCAGATTGGTGATCTCCAGCGGCCCACTGGTTTGCTCCTGGCCGCCGAGCTCAGTGACATAATACTGAATTTTCCGTTTCCCATCGGTATCCCGGAAGTAGCGCAAGCGCATGTTGATCTTTTCGCCTGAATCATAGGTTCGCGGGAACGCATAGAAGGGGAACGGACCGCCAAACGCAACGACTTCATGGGCATCGGTGTTGACAATGAACTGGCCGCTGCCGGCAATCGCCGTATCAATGATGATCCCGGCTTCTTTCCGTGGCGAGATTGGTGTTCCGTTCAACACCAGATCGAAACTGAAATCGAAGAAGTCGTTAATTCCGAACACCGCCGGCTCTTCGCCGTCTTCCGAGAGTGCCCAATCATGACGATTGGCAAATTGCCCCGGATGGCTCACTTTCGTGTCGGCAAAGGCCACAACGGGTAGCGCTTTGAGTGAATCAAAGGTTGAACTCGGATCGCCACCATGCACCACACGCGGCAGAATGACAATGTCATTGGGGCCACGTTGAGCCGTCGCGACCTGAACACTTGGTATAGCAAAAATCCCTAGCAGAACCGCTGTTAAAACTATTTTCTTCATAGAGTCTCCTCCGTTGAAATGTGTTTGGTTGAAGTTTCTGAATCCACACTCACCCCCCAAGAATGCGATTCAAATTTGTTTTCTAGAATTTGAGATTCGACAATCGAACCGGGCATGCCTAAGTATACCGATTTCGATGGGTAAATACCACCCATCGGAGTTCCGTGGCTTAGAGCTTGCTAGAGTTAGTTTACGGTGAGAAATATTTCCAAAAATTTCTCGCCTCGGTTGAGGTGAGGCAAAGCCGCTCAGGACGATCCGCCAAACCGAGCCAGCAACGCGCAGATATCGTTGGCAGCCGCGGTCACCTCGGTGATTGGGCCGGTGTGGTCGTTGGCCATAATACTGAACACGAGCCGTTCGCCCCGCGCCGTCGTCACGTAGCCGGACAGCGTTGATGTATAACGCAGCGTGCCTGTTTTGGCGCGAACGTTGTCTTGCGCCGGCGTGCCGCGCATGCGATGTTCCAACGTGCCGTCTATTGAGGCAATGGGGAGAGATTCGATATACACCTCGCGGTGTGGCTGTTGGTACATGTAGCGCAGCAAATCAACCGTCGTGGCCGGTGTAATGAGATTATGACGGGATAAGCCGGAACCATCGGTCAACACAATCCCCTGACGGCGTGCATTGGCCGTTTTCAGTAATTCCAGGATCAGGGTGATGCCTTTCTCGGCTGTTCCTTCTTGAGCGACGACCGCGCCGATTGTGCGCAGCAATAATTCCGTATGAAGGTTCTGGCTGATTTTGTTCACAATGCGCACTGCCTCAGCCAGCGGAATAGATTCGACGAACGCCAGTTCTTTCAGTGTGGACAGATTCAGGGGATCATGTTGGCGCATGCGGGCATCGGCATGGCGGATGCGGCCTGTCAGTTTAATGCCACGTCGGGCCAGGCTCTCAGCAAACAGTGTGGCGGCGTACAGCGCCGGTTTGTGAACGGCAATGTAGCCGCGGTAGCCTTCGCTCTGCGTCGGTATCGTTCCCCAGATTTCCAACCGGTTGTCTTCCAACCCTCGGCGAATATGGATCTGCTGGGGTGTATCAGCCGCCGTCGTCACAGCTTGATTGATGATGGTGACATAGGCACTTTCTGGCGAAACAAAGACGCGAGCCGGCTGCCCCGGCGCGTGGCCGGGCAGTATCGTCAGCGCAATTGAATTGTCGTCAACCGACAAGGCGCTCACTTCGCTGCCATACGACCATTGCAAGTCGTCCCACTCCCAGGCGACGCCAAGCGGCGGCCCGGCAAAGTAACTCTCATCGCCGACCAGATCGCCGCGGATTTCACGTAGCCCAGCTTTATAGAGTTGCTCTGCCAGGTAGTCCAGCGGTGTCAGCGTCCCGCCCAGGCCAGC is a window from the Blastocatellia bacterium genome containing:
- a CDS encoding TonB-dependent receptor, coding for MGRAFSVTVRLILSALIIVYGATTASAQFKAGIQGLVTDPTGAVIPGATIKLTNKETGQERQTVAGDEGFYRIAGLPPGQYTLTVEYVGFKKKVLDNIVVTAETIEGINVTLEPGEVVETVTVTAEAEQRLKTENPNIDRAITTREVLRLPQFGRDPYELIRLTPGVFGLGARSSNGGSVGLPNTTGPGGSNISIFQVENQVPISANGQRLSANNYQIDGVSVNSLGWAGAAVVTPNQESVKEIRVTTTTYSAEDGRNTGAQIKVVSQNGTNEFHGSLVFKLNEPGLNAFNKYGGITGDPNQNAPPERVEQRFRQFAGSLGGPIVRNKLFFFFSYEGLRNNLTTFSSTYVETPQFRQLVMTQRQGGVTARLFAIPGVEPRILSELPADCSLLNNNPMLCRVVPGGLDIGSLTGGLGRYVRQSNTTGGGLDGIPDIQFVRLMFPNRNRGNQFNTRIDFHRGNDQFFVSTYVTRRDDFKNLAQSRPVGDLASKPLNSAATVSWIRTISATLLNEARANFTRFSFNEVADNPNVNFGVPRIRVEGPATLLLEIGVERSETTPGIFAQNTFEFRDTLTWIRGNMAWKFGVEIRKEHDNNNLAGGARPLYIFKGIYNLANDAPFEEQINADPNTGLPADAQRYFRYSNYGLFVQNDWKLRPNLTLNLGLRYEYFTPLREKRGRLSNLVFPPGDLVRSKLVVMDQLFEPDRNNFAPRLGFAWSPKRFADKLVWRGGFGIGYNRTPGVLFGNTRGNPPFFARHVISRCGSSADGLFPFPFCRIVYALGTSNALTSYPVNPHLAQGIDPETGGVRGSQVEIYGTEPQLRNAYVYNFSLDAEYQLPWNFVAALGYQGSSSHKLIRIVPLHIILQPNPFFRPVYFLRPDVNGNYHGMLARLTRNFAQGFRFDAVYRWSKSIDTLSYEGPGAPTNQTFPGDIATERGPSDYDVTHHFVLSGLWDVPIFHRRSDWIGKVLGGWQINGILTASSSLPYTVKFGQGLRFATGEQYGPIRPIAYYGGALNDHSDQAFIRPGGNFPGGGARYFDLTVRIDPNANPPGPTARVNPPGIGRNSFRGPRYRATDLSLVKQTGLPRIPGLGENAKLELRFNFLNAFNELNLSPLNFFDPGTFADNPNFGRASRGLAGRVVEFQARFSF
- the dacB gene encoding D-alanyl-D-alanine carboxypeptidase/D-alanyl-D-alanine-endopeptidase; this translates as MKRAIRLIMIVTLLSLSVTERPVAQSVRRAGAVAGATGSQPAVSARSKPAPIHSAAQLQKAITQIIEQPKFATTRWGILIESLDRKRVLFSRHATQLFVPASNMKLYTTAAALVHLGPSYRFRTSVYGASSPNSQGIMTGDLILYGRGDPNLSSRAGLGGTLTPLDYLAEQLYKAGLREIRGDLVGDESYFAGPPLGVAWEWDDLQWSYGSEVSALSVDDNSIALTILPGHAPGQPARVFVSPESAYVTIINQAVTTAADTPQQIHIRRGLEDNRLEIWGTIPTQSEGYRGYIAVHKPALYAATLFAESLARRGIKLTGRIRHADARMRQHDPLNLSTLKELAFVESIPLAEAVRIVNKISQNLHTELLLRTIGAVVAQEGTAEKGITLILELLKTANARRQGIVLTDGSGLSRHNLITPATTVDLLRYMYQQPHREVYIESLPIASIDGTLEHRMRGTPAQDNVRAKTGTLRYTSTLSGYVTTARGERLVFSIMANDHTGPITEVTAAANDICALLARFGGSS